The following proteins are encoded in a genomic region of Terriglobia bacterium:
- a CDS encoding tryptophan--tRNA ligase (catalyzes a two-step reaction, first charging a tryptophan molecule by linking its carboxyl group to the alpha-phosphate of ATP, followed by transfer of the aminoacyl-adenylate to its tRNA): MRPTGRLHIGHYFGALQNWVKLQEDPSYDSFHFIADWHALTTDYADTSAIAENTIQITIDFLAAGLDPEKSVIFLQSLVPEHAELHLLLSMVTPLGWLERVPTYKEALENIKDKDLHNYGFLGYPVLQCADIVIYSEEGTPLFVPVGEDQVSHVELSREIVRRFDVFYGLGVRPEIFELRNRASLGRCLGGWVSYGAGVDINTLVGDYWNSHFLGRLRRAAADEGIQNFLARIGADAVFFERLHVLSEPEAMLTQTPRIPGTDGRKMSKSYGNFISLSESDESIRAKTKTMMTDPARKRRTDVGDPEKCPAYDWHKLFSPPDTLAWAAEGCRTAGIGCIECKAKMADHLIRWIEPVRARRQEYEKHPGRVLEIVDAGSKKARKVAQETMARVREAVFGWEKKRAEVGK, encoded by the coding sequence ATGCGCCCCACGGGCCGCCTGCACATCGGCCATTACTTCGGTGCGCTGCAGAACTGGGTGAAGCTGCAGGAAGATCCTTCGTACGATTCGTTCCACTTCATCGCGGACTGGCACGCGCTGACGACCGATTACGCGGACACAAGTGCGATCGCCGAGAACACAATACAGATCACAATCGATTTCTTGGCGGCGGGGCTCGATCCGGAGAAGAGCGTGATCTTCCTGCAGTCGCTGGTGCCGGAGCATGCGGAGTTGCATTTGTTGTTGTCCATGGTGACGCCGCTGGGGTGGTTGGAGCGCGTGCCGACTTATAAAGAGGCGCTGGAGAATATTAAGGACAAAGACCTGCACAACTATGGATTCCTCGGGTATCCCGTGCTGCAGTGCGCGGACATCGTGATTTACAGCGAGGAAGGCACGCCGCTCTTCGTGCCCGTCGGAGAGGACCAGGTTTCGCACGTCGAGTTGAGCCGCGAAATCGTAAGAAGGTTTGACGTATTCTATGGGCTTGGAGTTCGACCCGAAATCTTTGAGTTGCGTAACCGGGCATCATTGGGAAGGTGCCTTGGTGGTTGGGTTAGTTATGGTGCGGGCGTGGACATTAACACCCTGGTTGGCGATTACTGGAACTCGCACTTCCTCGGGAGGCTTCGAAGAGCGGCGGCTGATGAGGGAATTCAAAATTTTCTCGCGCGTATCGGTGCAGATGCCGTCTTTTTTGAAAGACTCCATGTCCTCTCGGAGCCGGAGGCGATGCTGACACAGACGCCGCGCATCCCCGGCACGGACGGGCGCAAGATGTCCAAGAGCTACGGCAACTTCATCTCCCTGAGCGAAAGCGACGAGAGCATCCGCGCCAAAACCAAGACGATGATGACCGACCCGGCCCGCAAGCGCCGCACCGACGTCGGCGACCCGGAGAAGTGCCCGGCCTACGACTGGCATAAGCTCTTCTCGCCGCCCGATACGCTGGCTTGGGCCGCCGAGGGCTGCCGCACTGCGGGGATCGGCTGCATCGAATGCAAGGCCAAGATGGCCGACCACCTCATTCGCTGGATCGAACCGGTGCGCGCCCGCCGCCAGGAATACGAGAAGCACCCCGGCCGGGTGCTGGAAATTGTGGA
- a CDS encoding acyl-CoA dehydrogenase family protein, producing the protein MDFSLKDHQKLIRDTVRQFVETELRPLVKQNDREGTFPAAAIRKLGEMGCCGMLVPEEWGGAGMDAVSYVLMLEEVARVDAATAVALGVTNSAVSVPILTFGTAAQKKKYLTRLASGEFIGAFCLTEPQAGSDAAAIQARAVRDANVYKLNGTKTWVTNGGVSGVYIVFAKTDPGAAGKGISAFLVEPGFPGFRLTRHEEKMGQRASPSSEVVLNDCIVPAENLLGEEGQGLKIALSALDGGRIGVGALAVGLAQGALDEAVKYAKQRRAFGKTISEFQAIQWMIADMQTEIEAARGLVHYAAWLKDSGGRMGAQASKAKLYASEMVNRVVYKAVQVHGSAGYSREMDVERMYRDARVVSIYEGTSEIQRIIIARELLGKSA; encoded by the coding sequence ATGGATTTCTCGCTCAAAGACCACCAAAAACTGATCCGCGACACCGTCCGCCAATTTGTGGAGACGGAGCTGCGCCCCCTCGTCAAGCAGAATGACCGCGAGGGGACATTCCCCGCCGCGGCCATCCGCAAGCTCGGCGAAATGGGCTGCTGCGGCATGCTGGTCCCCGAAGAGTGGGGCGGCGCGGGCATGGACGCCGTGTCCTACGTCCTGATGCTCGAGGAGGTCGCCCGTGTGGATGCCGCCACGGCCGTGGCCCTGGGGGTGACCAACTCCGCCGTGAGCGTGCCGATCCTCACCTTCGGCACCGCCGCGCAAAAGAAAAAATACCTGACCCGCTTGGCCTCCGGAGAATTCATCGGCGCTTTCTGCCTCACGGAGCCCCAGGCCGGCTCGGACGCTGCGGCTATCCAGGCCCGCGCGGTGCGCGACGCCAACGTCTATAAACTGAACGGCACGAAAACCTGGGTGACCAACGGCGGCGTTTCCGGCGTCTACATCGTGTTTGCCAAGACCGATCCCGGCGCGGCCGGAAAAGGGATTTCCGCGTTTCTCGTCGAGCCGGGCTTTCCGGGATTCCGCCTCACCCGCCACGAAGAGAAGATGGGGCAGCGCGCGTCGCCCTCCTCCGAAGTCGTCCTGAACGACTGCATCGTCCCGGCGGAAAATCTTCTCGGCGAGGAAGGCCAGGGTCTGAAGATCGCCCTCAGCGCGCTCGACGGCGGCCGCATCGGCGTCGGCGCGCTGGCCGTGGGCCTGGCGCAGGGCGCGCTGGACGAGGCCGTGAAGTACGCCAAGCAGCGCCGCGCCTTCGGCAAGACCATCAGCGAGTTTCAGGCCATCCAGTGGATGATCGCGGACATGCAGACGGAGATCGAAGCCGCGCGCGGCCTGGTGCATTATGCCGCCTGGCTGAAGGATTCCGGCGGGCGCATGGGCGCGCAGGCCAGCAAGGCCAAGCTTTACGCCAGCGAGATGGTCAACCGCGTGGTCTACAAAGCCGTGCAGGTCCACGGCAGCGCCGGCTATTCCCGCGAGATGGACGTCGAGCGCATGTACCGCGACGCCCGCGTGGTCTCCATCTACGAGGGCACCAGCGAGATTCAGCGCATCATCATTGCCCGGGAGTTGCTCGGCAAGAGCGCGTGA